One window from the genome of Dyadobacter sp. CECT 9275 encodes:
- a CDS encoding ABC transporter permease, whose amino-acid sequence MVKNYLKLAWRNLLKSKLFSAINVFGLSVGMTCCMLLLLYILSEISFDKHQKYVNDLYLLRSENVQSNGDKMDNPRAPAPYAQAVKTEFPEVIQVTRLWQNFLEDKTLLSVQESRKTVKSFYETKGIHVDSTFFDVFTYHFLEGNPATSLNDPHSVVLSEEVAKKLFGEESALNKTIRIGGKSGNNENFMVTGVYRDESARSHIDARYFISIHAGWVGNYLRQSDLNFTNNNMFYTYLRLKPGTSAEKFGDKLPSFIEKYARKDLKMAGFEKKLFLLPVADIHLFSPIEKIVTPTTSTTYLYVLGSIALFTLLIACINFMNLSTARSAKRAAEVGMRKVMGAGRNGLVGQFLGESMVFTFLALVTAIFFVVVCLPGFNQMADKSLNLSDLFKPQIVLAFILLALMTGLLAGSYPAFYLSVFNPLDVIKGKFVNSVSATALRRGLVVFQFVISIGLVVATMVIQEQIKFMRNQPLGFTKDQQIVIPLRSQESRKQYDALRHEILQNNQVTGASGTSYYPGILNPSDMNLFLPGQSVNEDGTVKTNWVAPDFMHTMGFEMASGRMFSAEFPGDTNYKMVVNEATLRKFAIPLAKAVGQTLHFNQGENQPLGSMEIVGVVKDFHFQDLHQAIEPYAFFLSSDLQYNYLISHVNTKDISKVLAFLEARWKSLIPDEPFAYSFLNEDFQRNYTADTRTARIVNSFTVISILISCLGLFGLAAFAAQQRIKEIGVRKVLGASVGSIVGLLSRDFIKLVAVSIVIATPLTWYVMSQWLQDFAYKISIQWWMFVSAGILAVIIALVTVSTQAIKAAITNPVKSLKSE is encoded by the coding sequence ATGGTAAAAAACTATCTTAAACTTGCCTGGAGGAACCTGCTCAAAAGCAAGCTGTTCTCTGCCATTAACGTATTTGGCTTATCTGTCGGGATGACGTGCTGCATGTTGCTGCTACTTTATATCCTCAGCGAAATTTCATTTGATAAACATCAGAAGTATGTTAACGATCTGTATCTTTTAAGAAGTGAAAATGTGCAGTCGAACGGGGACAAGATGGATAACCCGCGGGCTCCGGCACCTTATGCACAAGCGGTTAAGACAGAGTTTCCGGAAGTAATACAGGTAACCCGGCTTTGGCAGAATTTCCTTGAGGATAAGACATTACTGAGTGTTCAGGAATCGCGCAAAACGGTAAAGTCATTTTATGAGACCAAGGGAATTCATGTTGACTCTACCTTTTTTGATGTATTTACTTACCATTTTCTGGAAGGAAACCCTGCAACTTCGTTGAATGATCCTCACTCGGTTGTGTTGTCGGAAGAAGTTGCAAAAAAGCTGTTCGGTGAAGAATCTGCCCTGAACAAGACCATCAGGATAGGAGGTAAGTCCGGCAATAATGAAAACTTTATGGTGACCGGTGTATACCGGGATGAAAGTGCCCGCTCTCATATTGATGCCAGGTATTTTATCTCCATTCATGCGGGTTGGGTAGGGAACTATTTAAGGCAATCGGACCTGAATTTTACCAATAACAATATGTTTTACACTTATCTCCGGCTGAAACCGGGGACGAGTGCTGAGAAATTCGGGGACAAGCTTCCCTCTTTTATTGAAAAGTATGCAAGAAAGGATTTGAAAATGGCGGGCTTTGAAAAGAAATTATTTCTTCTTCCGGTAGCGGATATTCATCTTTTCAGCCCGATTGAAAAAATTGTAACGCCTACCACCAGCACCACCTATCTGTATGTGCTTGGTTCCATTGCACTCTTTACTTTGCTCATTGCCTGTATCAACTTTATGAATCTCTCTACCGCCCGTTCTGCAAAACGCGCGGCGGAAGTAGGCATGCGGAAGGTAATGGGTGCAGGTAGGAATGGATTGGTGGGGCAATTCCTGGGGGAGTCAATGGTTTTTACCTTTTTAGCATTAGTAACCGCCATCTTTTTTGTTGTGGTATGCCTGCCGGGTTTTAACCAGATGGCCGATAAAAGTTTAAATCTGTCGGACCTATTTAAACCGCAAATCGTACTTGCCTTTATCCTGCTGGCTTTGATGACGGGGCTGCTGGCGGGAAGTTATCCTGCATTTTATTTGTCAGTATTTAATCCCCTGGATGTCATCAAGGGAAAGTTCGTCAATTCCGTTTCGGCAACTGCGCTCAGACGCGGGCTGGTAGTATTTCAGTTTGTAATCTCAATCGGGCTTGTTGTGGCGACGATGGTGATCCAGGAGCAAATTAAATTCATGCGGAATCAGCCTTTGGGTTTTACTAAGGATCAGCAAATTGTAATCCCGCTCAGGAGCCAGGAATCCAGAAAGCAGTACGATGCTCTCCGGCATGAAATTCTTCAGAATAACCAGGTAACCGGCGCCTCCGGAACCTCTTATTACCCGGGTATACTGAATCCAAGTGACATGAACTTATTCCTTCCCGGACAAAGCGTCAATGAGGATGGTACGGTTAAAACCAACTGGGTAGCACCTGATTTCATGCATACCATGGGTTTTGAAATGGCGTCGGGAAGAATGTTTTCGGCAGAATTCCCAGGCGACACAAATTATAAAATGGTGGTAAACGAAGCCACTTTACGAAAATTTGCCATTCCACTGGCGAAAGCCGTTGGCCAGACGCTTCATTTTAACCAGGGTGAGAACCAGCCATTGGGATCTATGGAAATTGTGGGTGTTGTAAAGGATTTTCACTTTCAGGATCTGCATCAGGCTATTGAGCCGTATGCTTTTTTCCTGAGTTCTGATCTTCAGTATAATTATCTGATCTCACACGTGAATACTAAAGATATCAGTAAGGTTCTGGCATTTCTTGAAGCCAGATGGAAATCTCTGATTCCAGATGAACCGTTTGCTTACAGCTTTCTGAATGAAGACTTTCAGAGAAATTACACGGCAGATACCCGTACGGCACGCATTGTAAATTCCTTCACCGTAATTTCAATTTTGATCTCATGCCTTGGTTTGTTTGGTCTGGCAGCATTTGCAGCCCAGCAGCGTATCAAAGAAATTGGTGTTCGTAAGGTACTCGGGGCTTCCGTGGGAAGTATAGTAGGGTTGCTTTCACGAGATTTTATTAAACTGGTGGCGGTTTCCATTGTGATAGCAACGCCGCTGACCTGGTATGTGATGAGTCAATGGTTACAGGATTTTGCTTACAAGATCAGCATCCAGTGGTGGATGTTTGTATCAGCAGGTATTCTGGCTGTGATTATTGCCTTGGTGACAGTAAGTACGCAGGCTATTAAAGCAGCGATTACCAATCCGGTGAAATCTTTAAAATCGGAGTGA
- a CDS encoding family 16 glycoside hydrolase: MSFSFILKNLVIPLTACIWSVNGFAQQGEVDLAKLIVGKTIKGHNRDVSLVTSGTKGTCVHLNEKPGSGVAWLEEVEFKEGVIEFDVKGRNVVQKSFVGIAFHGSNDSTYDAVYFRPFNFKSLEEERRNHSVQYISLPKFDWPKLRSEFHNQYEKPVNPAPDPEEWFHCRLVVKNQEVNVFVNGNISPSLTVKQLAGLKGSKVGFWVGHASDGDFANISIK; this comes from the coding sequence ATGTCATTTTCATTTATTTTAAAGAATCTAGTCATTCCGTTAACAGCCTGTATTTGGTCTGTTAACGGTTTTGCTCAGCAGGGAGAAGTTGATTTGGCTAAATTAATCGTTGGTAAAACCATCAAAGGTCACAACCGTGATGTAAGCTTGGTAACTTCCGGTACAAAAGGTACCTGTGTTCATTTAAACGAAAAACCCGGATCCGGCGTAGCATGGCTGGAAGAAGTTGAATTTAAGGAAGGGGTTATAGAATTTGATGTAAAAGGCAGGAATGTTGTTCAAAAAAGCTTTGTAGGGATTGCTTTTCACGGATCCAATGACAGCACGTACGATGCGGTTTATTTTCGTCCTTTCAATTTTAAATCTTTGGAGGAAGAAAGAAGGAACCACTCGGTTCAGTACATTTCTCTGCCAAAATTTGATTGGCCAAAACTGAGGTCAGAGTTTCACAATCAATATGAGAAACCGGTAAACCCGGCTCCTGATCCGGAAGAATGGTTTCATTGCCGGCTGGTTGTGAAAAACCAGGAAGTGAATGTCTTTGTAAACGGTAATATCAGTCCAAGCCTCACCGTAAAACAGCTGGCAGGTTTAAAAGGAAGTAAAGTGGGATTCTGGGTAGGACATGCTTCGGATGGTGATTTTGCCAATATCAGTATCAAATAA
- a CDS encoding ABC transporter permease, which translates to MRLKHPAKDPLDRPTTGKHHAVMIKHNLTIIYRNILKRKGTFLINLLGLSMGLSCAFIIFLWVYDELHVDKFHSNENRIFQVMENLRRPEGIVTTSNTPALLAETIAAELPEVVAAMTSTPKDFFPKFTFSYKGRNVKAAGKFADANHFEIFSYPLTRGNSKNVLTNKNSIVISEKLADNLFGSTIDVVGQKIEWKLPGLARQSLVSGVFKDIPGNSTDQFDFVIPFLNFREIMGMPQTMDSLGPFNTYVVLREGVSQETFNQKIAGFIRGKFRNANVTLFVRKYSDQYLHGSYENGVQAGGRMEYVVLFSVVAAFILLIACINFMNLSTATASVKWKEVGVKKAVGAGRKSLVIQYLSESVAMSFLALFLAILFTGLIIPSFNSLTGKQLDIGATEPVVFLVLVGITLFTGLLAGSYPAFYLSGFNPVRILKGTVQTSVSELWMRKGLVVFQFSLSIVFIISVLVIYEQIRFIQYKNLGFDRDNILQFETEGRVAEHPDQFIASLKGIRGVENVTGLMGSFITTYQGMGGELSWKGKKVAVQSLGVQYDFVETMGMQMKDGRSFKRDLNDENFKIILNEAAVKALGLNDPVGKQLVSAGPGVQIIGVVKDFNSQSLRSEVKPMSFRIDPTISTIMVKIEGKEQANVLAEIQELYKNYNPGFVLDYKFMDTDYQHLYESENRIFVLSGYFAGLAILISCLGLLGLASFTAEKRKKEIGIRKVLGASVSKIAGLLSRDFLILVAVAFIVAAPAAYFLMSKWLGGFAYKVNIPLGIFILVAFLVALLTLATVGFQAVKAALMNPVRSLKSE; encoded by the coding sequence TTGAGACTTAAACACCCGGCCAAAGACCCACTTGACAGGCCTACGACCGGAAAACACCATGCCGTGATGATCAAGCATAACCTGACTATTATTTACAGAAATATTCTGAAACGGAAAGGTACGTTTCTAATCAACCTGCTGGGGTTGTCGATGGGCCTGTCGTGCGCATTTATTATTTTCCTGTGGGTGTATGATGAGCTCCATGTTGATAAATTTCATAGCAATGAAAACCGGATTTTTCAGGTCATGGAAAACCTGAGGAGGCCGGAAGGTATTGTAACAACTAGTAACACACCAGCTTTGCTGGCTGAAACCATAGCCGCCGAATTGCCTGAGGTAGTTGCTGCTATGACTTCGACACCTAAGGATTTCTTTCCTAAATTCACATTTTCGTATAAGGGCAGAAATGTGAAAGCCGCGGGAAAGTTTGCCGATGCGAACCATTTTGAGATATTTTCTTATCCATTGACCCGCGGGAATAGCAAAAACGTGCTGACCAATAAAAATTCCATAGTGATATCGGAAAAGCTGGCAGACAATTTATTCGGAAGTACCATCGATGTGGTTGGTCAAAAAATTGAATGGAAACTCCCAGGGCTGGCCAGACAGAGCCTGGTTTCCGGGGTGTTCAAAGATATCCCAGGAAACTCCACGGATCAGTTCGATTTTGTAATTCCATTCCTGAATTTCCGGGAAATTATGGGTATGCCGCAGACCATGGATAGTCTTGGTCCTTTCAATACATACGTTGTCTTGCGGGAGGGTGTTTCACAGGAGACTTTTAATCAGAAGATTGCCGGATTCATACGGGGGAAATTCAGGAATGCAAACGTCACACTTTTTGTCAGGAAGTATTCAGACCAGTATTTGCATGGTAGTTACGAAAACGGTGTCCAGGCAGGGGGCAGGATGGAATATGTCGTCCTTTTTTCGGTAGTTGCTGCTTTTATACTCCTTATTGCCTGCATCAATTTCATGAACCTGAGCACCGCAACGGCATCTGTAAAATGGAAGGAGGTAGGTGTAAAAAAGGCTGTGGGAGCCGGACGGAAATCCCTGGTGATCCAATACCTTAGCGAATCCGTCGCTATGTCGTTTTTGGCTCTGTTTCTGGCAATTTTGTTTACGGGGCTCATAATTCCTTCTTTTAACAGTTTGACGGGTAAGCAACTGGATATCGGAGCCACGGAACCTGTTGTTTTTCTGGTATTGGTTGGCATTACTCTTTTTACCGGATTGCTGGCAGGGAGTTATCCCGCGTTTTATTTGTCGGGCTTTAATCCGGTTAGGATATTGAAAGGTACTGTTCAAACATCTGTGAGCGAACTCTGGATGCGAAAAGGGCTTGTCGTCTTTCAGTTTTCGCTTTCCATTGTGTTCATTATTTCGGTTTTGGTGATTTATGAACAAATACGGTTTATCCAGTATAAGAATCTGGGATTTGACCGTGATAATATTCTGCAGTTTGAAACCGAAGGCCGCGTTGCGGAGCATCCCGATCAGTTTATAGCCAGCCTGAAAGGCATTCGGGGTGTCGAAAATGTGACTGGCTTGATGGGGAGTTTTATTACTACCTACCAGGGTATGGGAGGAGAGTTGAGCTGGAAGGGGAAAAAAGTGGCCGTGCAGAGCTTGGGTGTGCAATACGATTTTGTAGAAACCATGGGCATGCAGATGAAAGACGGGCGTTCCTTTAAAAGAGACCTGAATGACGAGAATTTTAAGATCATTCTCAACGAAGCGGCTGTGAAGGCACTAGGTTTGAACGATCCCGTGGGAAAACAATTGGTATCCGCAGGCCCTGGTGTACAGATTATCGGAGTGGTGAAAGATTTCAATTCGCAATCCTTGCGCAGTGAGGTCAAGCCTATGTCTTTCAGGATTGATCCAACGATATCTACGATCATGGTGAAAATAGAAGGGAAAGAGCAGGCTAACGTGCTGGCTGAGATACAGGAACTTTATAAAAATTACAATCCAGGGTTTGTGCTTGATTACAAATTTATGGATACGGATTATCAGCATTTGTACGAATCAGAGAACAGGATTTTTGTTCTTTCGGGATATTTTGCCGGGCTGGCCATTCTTATTTCTTGTCTCGGTTTGCTCGGGTTGGCATCTTTTACAGCGGAAAAGAGAAAGAAGGAAATCGGTATCCGCAAGGTACTGGGTGCATCGGTATCAAAAATCGCGGGGTTGTTATCCCGGGATTTTTTGATACTGGTCGCAGTGGCATTTATTGTTGCAGCACCGGCGGCTTATTTTCTGATGAGCAAGTGGCTCGGTGGTTTTGCCTATAAGGTTAATATTCCGTTGGGGATCTTCATTTTGGTTGCCTTTTTGGTGGCACTTTTGACTTTGGCAACGGTTGGTTTTCAGGCGGTGAAAGCGGCGCTTATGAATCCCGTCAGGTCTCTGAAAAGCGAATAG
- a CDS encoding ABC transporter permease, with protein MLKNYLKIAIRTLTRNKIFSVINIAGLSLGLTCCMLIVLYTKDEVSFDRFHKYKDRLYRINVTMTGPEGTSNISSTNAIHGPSFKQEIPEIKEIVRAQSNSFITKKGNELFSEKVLFADDNFFTVFSMPLLSGDPQTALADIHSVVVSEDVAEKYFGTKDAVGKIMEFKIGEKFEPFVVSGVAKKCPQNSSIQFESVISFKFQETNGWTDSEWLGFYMNTFVLLHENTNGQLVSAKLDNVFKSKSAEEISKIKDFNQKIHFYLQPFLDVHLDDKSGGLHNGLAHGSSPVYSYLLSGIAIFILLIACINFVNLTVARSLKRAKEIGVRKVVGSQRKQLVYQFLGESLLLSFLAFTLAILLTQIVLPTFNELANKQLALSYLLNIQLVSGYIILFLLTGLLAGFYPALVLSGFSPAQSLYNRTKLAQKNQLTKALVVFQFALSVCLVIGTIVIYSQFKYLMNKDLGYNAENLMSVNLGHGRYDRENQEVIKQELQQITGVGSAALFNGNYNETGAKIEKGDISFGYIGVDDDFLNTMKIPLVKGRNFSKSFASDPFQSIVVNEAFVKEAGWKDPVGKEVNFVWKNQKLRVIGVIRNYHFASLKNEIKPLVLTQDPDYGLRTIYVRLHGDNIPETVRQVESVFRKYVKLTPFEYKFEDETNEQRYQSEAKWKQMITLAAILSIFVSCIGLFGLATFSAESRRKEVGIRKVMGASVASIAALLSGEFIVLVLIAIALATPVAYYGANLWLRDFAYRETLSWWYFAIAAILAVLIAAVTVGYQSIKAAFMNPVQSLKTE; from the coding sequence ATGTTAAAAAACTATCTGAAGATTGCCATCCGTACTTTAACCAGAAATAAGATTTTCTCGGTTATCAATATTGCAGGGTTATCACTGGGGCTTACCTGCTGCATGCTGATTGTGTTGTATACCAAGGATGAGGTTAGTTTTGACCGTTTTCATAAATATAAGGACAGGCTGTACAGGATAAATGTGACCATGACGGGTCCGGAAGGAACCAGCAACATCAGCAGTACCAATGCGATTCACGGGCCTTCTTTTAAACAGGAAATACCTGAAATAAAGGAAATTGTGCGTGCACAAAGTAATTCTTTCATTACCAAAAAAGGGAATGAGCTATTCAGTGAAAAGGTACTTTTTGCCGACGATAATTTCTTTACAGTGTTTTCAATGCCCTTGCTGTCTGGCGATCCCCAAACCGCGCTGGCGGATATCCATTCGGTGGTTGTTTCTGAAGACGTAGCTGAAAAGTACTTTGGGACGAAGGATGCGGTTGGTAAAATAATGGAATTTAAAATCGGAGAAAAGTTTGAACCTTTTGTGGTATCCGGGGTAGCCAAAAAGTGCCCGCAAAATTCTTCCATTCAATTTGAATCCGTGATATCCTTCAAGTTCCAGGAAACTAACGGCTGGACGGATTCTGAATGGCTTGGTTTTTACATGAACACCTTTGTGCTGCTTCATGAAAATACAAATGGTCAGTTGGTATCCGCCAAGCTCGACAATGTATTTAAAAGCAAGTCTGCCGAGGAAATCAGCAAGATCAAGGATTTTAATCAGAAAATACATTTTTATCTGCAACCATTTCTGGATGTTCACTTGGACGACAAGTCTGGTGGTCTGCACAATGGACTGGCACATGGCAGCAGCCCGGTTTACTCCTATTTACTTTCCGGGATTGCAATTTTCATCTTACTCATCGCCTGTATCAATTTTGTGAATCTCACGGTGGCACGGTCGCTGAAACGGGCTAAGGAAATAGGCGTACGAAAGGTTGTGGGTAGCCAGCGGAAGCAGCTGGTATATCAGTTTTTGGGAGAATCTCTTTTGTTGTCCTTTCTTGCGTTTACACTGGCTATCTTACTGACGCAGATCGTTTTACCTACTTTTAATGAGCTGGCAAACAAGCAACTGGCGTTGTCGTATTTGCTGAATATCCAGCTTGTTTCCGGTTATATCATCCTGTTCCTGCTCACAGGACTACTTGCCGGGTTTTATCCGGCGCTGGTTTTGTCAGGATTCAGCCCTGCGCAATCGCTCTATAACCGTACCAAACTGGCCCAGAAAAACCAACTGACAAAGGCTCTGGTGGTTTTTCAGTTTGCATTGTCCGTTTGTTTGGTAATTGGTACAATCGTGATTTATTCTCAGTTTAAATATTTGATGAATAAGGATTTAGGATATAATGCTGAAAACCTGATGAGTGTTAATCTCGGACATGGACGTTACGACCGTGAAAATCAGGAAGTCATCAAACAGGAATTGCAGCAGATAACCGGCGTAGGGTCGGCGGCTTTGTTCAATGGTAATTACAACGAAACGGGGGCGAAGATTGAAAAGGGGGATATTAGTTTCGGATACATCGGTGTGGATGATGATTTTCTTAACACCATGAAAATCCCCTTGGTTAAAGGGCGTAATTTCTCAAAAAGTTTTGCATCCGATCCTTTTCAGTCTATTGTGGTAAATGAAGCTTTTGTGAAAGAGGCGGGCTGGAAAGATCCTGTTGGCAAGGAAGTCAATTTTGTATGGAAAAATCAAAAACTTCGGGTAATAGGCGTGATCCGTAATTACCACTTTGCCTCACTGAAAAATGAAATCAAACCGCTTGTGCTTACCCAAGACCCCGATTATGGCCTTCGGACGATCTATGTAAGATTACATGGCGACAATATTCCGGAAACGGTGAGGCAAGTCGAGAGCGTTTTTCGAAAATATGTTAAACTGACTCCCTTTGAGTATAAGTTTGAGGATGAAACCAACGAACAGCGGTACCAAAGCGAAGCCAAATGGAAGCAGATGATCACATTGGCAGCCATATTGTCGATTTTCGTTTCTTGCATTGGTCTGTTCGGGCTAGCCACTTTCAGTGCAGAAAGCAGGAGGAAAGAGGTTGGTATAAGAAAGGTGATGGGCGCTTCTGTAGCCTCCATTGCTGCCTTGCTTTCTGGTGAATTTATAGTACTGGTGCTGATCGCTATTGCACTAGCCACACCGGTCGCTTACTATGGCGCCAACCTATGGCTTAGGGATTTTGCTTACAGGGAAACATTATCGTGGTGGTATTTTGCTATTGCGGCAATACTTGCAGTACTGATAGCGGCAGTGACGGTGGGGTACCAGAGTATCAAAGCAGCGTTCATGAACCCGGTGCAATCATTAAAGACAGAGTAA